Proteins from a genomic interval of Motacilla alba alba isolate MOTALB_02 chromosome 11, Motacilla_alba_V1.0_pri, whole genome shotgun sequence:
- the UBA2 gene encoding LOW QUALITY PROTEIN: SUMO-activating enzyme subunit 2 (The sequence of the model RefSeq protein was modified relative to this genomic sequence to represent the inferred CDS: inserted 2 bases in 1 codon; substituted 2 bases at 2 genomic stop codons) — MYSXTINVLXISKTNRNLLLQRAXAGLSGGSGARTRGSPAPPRRGLPGQRAALRGARGRCARAGGAPCRRAREEARGAAAVSVMAAALSGPLRPELAQAVSQARVLVVGAGGIGCELLKNLVLTGFSSIYVIDLDTIDVSNLNRQFLFQKKHVGRSKSQVAKESVLQFCPEANIIAYHDSIMNPDYNVEFFRQFTLVMNALDNRAARNHVNRMCLAADIPLIESGTAGYLGQVTVIKKGVTECYECQPKPTQKTFPGCTIRNTPSEPIHCIVWAKYLFNQLFGEEDADQEVSPDRADPEAAWEPAEAEARALASNEDGEIKRVSTKEWAKSTGYDPVKLFTKLFKDDIRYLLTMDKLWRKRKPPVPLDWAEVQKQEQNIPDQQNESSAVLKDQQVLNVRSYADLFSKSVKTLSLHLAEKADGEALIWDKDDPSAMDFVTAAANLRMHVFGMNMKSRFDIKSMAGNIIPAIATTNAVIAGLIVLEGLKILSGKIDQCRTIFLNKQPNPRKKLLVPCALDPPNPNCYVCASKPEVTVKLNTHKVTVLTLQDKILKEKFAMVAPDVQIDDGKGTILISSEEGETEANNHRKLSDFGIRNGSRLQADDFLQDYTLLINVLHSEDLEKDVEFEVVGDTPERIGPKPSEPTSRNISNGSDDGAQPSTSTAPEQEDVVIVDSEDEGTSSNADDVESRSRKRKLDKGCECVEAKRARAEQEQDDLMIVESEDEGAASSLGEEESRSHKRKLEEKGCECVGAKSVC; from the exons atgtatAGTTGAACTATAAATGTATTATAAATTAGCAAAACAAATAGGAATTTGCTGTTGCAGCGGGC TGCGGGGCTCTCCGGCGGCAGCGGGGCTCGAACCCGCGGCTctccggccccgccccgccgcggcctTCCCGGGCAGCGCGCGGCCCTCCGGGGCGCCAGGGGGCGCTGCGCGCGCGCGGGCGGCGCTCCGTGCCGGCGGGCCCGTGAGGAGgcgcgcggagccgccgccgtgTCCGTCATGGCGGCGGCGCTGTCGGGGCCGCTGCGCCCCGAGCTGGCCCAGGCCGTGTCCCAGGCGCGGGTCCTGGTGGTGGGGGCCGGCGGCATCGGCTGCGAGCTGCTCAAGAACCTGGTGCTCACCGGCTTCAGCAGCATTTACGTG ATTGATTTGGATACTATTGATGTCAGCAATCTCAACAGACAGtttctgtttcagaagaaaCATGTTGGAAGATCAAAATCACAG gTTGCCAAGGAAAGCGTGTTACAGTTTTGTCCAGAAGCTAATATTATAGCTTACCATGATAGCATCATGAA cCCTGACTATAACGTAGAGTTCTTCCGCCAGTTTACGTTGGTTATGAATGCTCTGGATAACAGAG CTGCCCGTAACCATGTGAACAGGATGTGTCTGGCTGCTGATATTCCTCTTATAGAGAGTGGAACTGCAGGCTACCTTGGACAAGTAACTGTTATCAAAAAG GGAGTGACAGAATGTTATGAATGTCAGCCTAAACCAACTCAGAAAACTTTCCCAGGCTGCACAATCCGAAATACGCCCTCGGAGCCTATCCATTGCATTGTGTGGGCCAAGTATTTGTTCAA CCAGTTGTTTGGAGAAGAAGATGCTGATCAAGAAGTCTCACCTGACAGAGCTGATCCTGAAGCTGCCT GGGagccagcagaagcagaagccagagcacTAGCATCCAATGAAGATGGTGAGATTAAACGTGTTTCAACTAAGGAGTGGGCTAAATCCACTGGCTATGATCCAGTTAAACTTTTTACTAAG CTTTTCAAAGATGACATTAGATATCTGCTGACAATGGATAAGctgtggaggaaaagaaagcctCCAGTGCCACTGGACTGGGCTGAGGTACAAAAGCAAG AGCAAAACATACCTGACCAGCAGAatgagagctctgcagtgctgaaggATCAGCAGGTTCTCAATGTCAGGAGCTATGCAGACCTGTTTTCAAAGAGTGTTAAAACCCTGAGTCTTCACCTGGCTGAGAAGGCCGATGGAGAAGCACTTATATGGGATAAG GATGACCCTTCTGCCATGGATTttgtcactgctgcagcaaacCTCAGGATGCATGTTTTTGGAATGAATATGAAGAGCAGATTTGATATCAAGT CAATGGCAGGAAATATTATCCCAGCTATAGCTACTACCAATGCAGTGATAGCTGGCCTGATAGTGCTGGAGGGTTTGAAGATTTTATCGGGGAAAATAGATCAGTGTAGAACG ATTTTTCTGAACAAGCAGCCAAATCCCAGGAAGAAGCTGTTGGTTCCTTGTGCTTTGGATCCACCAAATCCCAATTGTTATGTATGTGCAAGTAAGCCAGAAGTGACTGTGAAACTTAACACACACAAAGTTACTGTGTTGACACTCCAGGATAAG atactgaaagaaaaatttgctATGGTAGCACCAGATGTACAAATAGATGATGGAAAGGGAACTATCCTGATCTCTTCAGAAGAAGGTGAAACAGAAG CAAATAACCACAGGAAATTATCAGACTTTGGCATTCGAAATGGAAGTCGACTACAAGCAGATGATTTCCTTCAGGACTATACTCTGTTAATCAATGTGCTTCATAG TGAAGACTTAGAAAAAGATGTGGAATTTGAAGTTGTTGGTGATACCCCTGAAAGAATTGGCCCTAAACCATCAGAACCAACATCCAGGAACATTAGCAACGGTAGTGATGATGGAGCACAACCCTCAACATCAACAG ctccagagcaggaggaCGTGGTGATTGTTGACTCTGAGGACGAAGGCACTTCCAGCAACGCTGACGATGTGGAGAGCAGGAGCCGCAAGAGGAAGCTGGACAAGGGCTGCGAGTGCGTGGAGGCCAAGAGAGCGCGCGCCGAGCAGGAGCAGGACGACCTCATGATCGTGGAGTCTGAGGATGAgggggctgccagcagcctcggggaggaggagagcaggagccacAAGAGGAAACTTGAAGAGAAAGGGTGCGAGTGCGTCGGGGCGAAGAGCGTGTGCTGA